A window of the Gloeocapsa sp. DLM2.Bin57 genome harbors these coding sequences:
- a CDS encoding HAD family hydrolase: MFTVVCKNVQFNNIQGIIFDKDGTLADSQQFLLQLAQARARAINEIIPGIEQQLLQAFGIKDHTLNPMGLMAVGSRLENEIASASLITLRGKSWFNSMAIARQAFLEADKRIPDRADISPIFPEVKDLLQSLSQRGLKLGILSADSTLGVEAFIEKHQLSDYIQLAMGVDSPLTKPNPELFRLACGNLGIPPQATLMVGDSPGDLAMAKEAQAAGTIAITRDEQFTEHLKQGSIIINNLQELAILT, encoded by the coding sequence GTGTTTACGGTGGTATGTAAAAATGTACAATTTAACAATATTCAAGGGATTATCTTTGATAAAGATGGTACATTAGCTGATTCTCAACAGTTTCTCTTACAATTAGCTCAAGCCAGAGCAAGAGCGATTAATGAGATTATACCTGGTATAGAACAACAGTTACTCCAAGCTTTCGGTATCAAAGATCATACCCTTAACCCTATGGGTTTGATGGCTGTAGGTAGTCGCTTAGAAAATGAAATAGCTTCGGCTAGTTTAATCACTTTAAGGGGTAAAAGTTGGTTTAATTCCATGGCGATCGCTCGTCAAGCCTTTCTTGAAGCAGACAAACGTATTCCTGACCGCGCTGATATCTCCCCAATCTTTCCAGAAGTCAAAGATTTACTGCAATCCCTATCCCAAAGAGGCTTAAAATTAGGTATTTTATCAGCTGATTCTACCCTAGGGGTTGAAGCTTTTATCGAGAAACATCAGCTTTCTGACTATATCCAACTAGCTATGGGGGTAGATTCCCCATTAACCAAACCCAATCCCGAATTATTTCGACTTGCTTGCGGTAATTTAGGGATTCCTCCCCAAGCTACCCTTATGGTAGGAGATTCTCCAGGAGATTTAGCCATGGCTAAAGAAGCTCAAGCTGCTGGAACTATTGCTATTACTAGAGATGAACAATTTACAGAGCATCTAAAGCAAGGGAGCATCATTATTAATAATCTTCAAGAACTTGCCATATTAACTTAA